From Denitrovibrio acetiphilus DSM 12809, the proteins below share one genomic window:
- a CDS encoding sensor histidine kinase, whose amino-acid sequence MIKRLAIYISVLVVFILSMTTGIYFAQSKKLIQDDVKSQAELILRMKRNDIEDFLDKARFLTIAIAENADLKTYFKNPDTIRKTEDLFMSYCKKIEDIQAMRLVAENGDIKVFVRECEILSRQPDYEPINIADRNFFQKVRDNNSKVPVFSDFERGHLPDATSFCPSMIRALIPVFEGEEVLGYLIINFWGSKIGETVSQLDNKRGGSFIAETNRLSPERNGIFLFHNDRKYEFANQFGTSYFFDNVYGSDAFKWLQQENAPILESSEGYMFCTTLNPYMTEDQSWKICTILNSDYFFRSLHLLRRDFLAVLFFSIFLSILTAVVFSRYFMKPYAEIKSAVKAYSGGDFDHELKGEYKGEINEIVLSIRSMAASLKEYIRDIRNTQTKLELMNRLSALGVMAGGVAHELNTPLNSIIVLTGLLEDEIPEQSEDLCTIKNEAKRCVDIIQNLRKLAPSKNTDGLLEEVDMKHLIEETVKYMDFKNGISVELHLQNAKLKGYTTLLQQVLVNLIQNAMDAIESDGLITIELINNEDHVMLIISDTGSGIDDENIHKIFDPFHTSKSPEKGMGLGLSLVYSIIKKHGGQINVDSQINRGTRFIIRLEKEDESCSD is encoded by the coding sequence ATGATAAAGCGCCTCGCAATATACATAAGCGTACTTGTTGTGTTTATTCTGTCTATGACCACAGGCATTTATTTCGCCCAATCAAAAAAGTTGATTCAGGACGATGTAAAGTCTCAGGCTGAACTTATCCTGCGGATGAAGCGGAACGACATAGAAGACTTTCTTGATAAGGCAAGATTTCTGACGATAGCGATAGCAGAGAATGCCGATCTTAAAACCTATTTCAAAAACCCCGATACAATAAGAAAGACAGAAGATCTCTTCATGAGCTACTGCAAAAAGATAGAAGACATTCAGGCTATGCGGCTGGTGGCGGAGAATGGCGATATAAAAGTATTTGTACGTGAATGCGAGATACTTTCACGCCAGCCTGACTATGAGCCGATAAACATCGCCGATAGAAATTTCTTTCAGAAGGTGCGTGACAACAACAGCAAAGTACCTGTTTTTTCAGACTTCGAACGTGGACACCTGCCGGACGCAACATCCTTCTGCCCTTCAATGATACGTGCGCTTATACCTGTCTTTGAAGGTGAAGAGGTGCTCGGATATCTTATCATTAACTTCTGGGGCAGCAAGATAGGCGAAACTGTCAGCCAGCTTGACAACAAACGGGGTGGTTCTTTCATAGCAGAAACAAATAGGCTATCACCGGAACGAAACGGCATATTCCTCTTCCACAATGACAGAAAATATGAATTTGCAAATCAGTTCGGAACGTCTTACTTCTTTGACAACGTTTACGGTTCTGACGCTTTTAAATGGCTCCAGCAGGAGAATGCGCCAATTCTGGAGTCAAGCGAAGGATATATGTTCTGCACAACTTTAAATCCGTACATGACAGAAGACCAGTCATGGAAAATATGCACAATACTTAACAGTGACTACTTCTTTCGGTCGCTGCACCTTCTGCGGAGGGATTTCCTTGCTGTGCTGTTCTTTTCCATATTCCTCAGCATACTCACTGCCGTGGTTTTCAGCAGGTATTTTATGAAACCCTACGCCGAGATCAAATCCGCAGTGAAGGCATATAGCGGCGGCGACTTTGACCATGAGCTGAAAGGTGAATATAAAGGTGAAATAAATGAAATAGTTCTCAGCATCCGCTCAATGGCTGCGTCGCTGAAAGAATATATTCGGGATATCAGAAACACACAGACAAAGCTTGAGCTAATGAACAGACTCTCCGCTCTCGGTGTAATGGCCGGAGGGGTTGCGCACGAGCTCAACACTCCGCTAAACAGTATCATCGTTTTGACCGGACTTCTGGAAGATGAAATACCCGAACAGTCAGAAGACCTCTGCACCATCAAAAATGAAGCAAAACGCTGCGTTGATATAATTCAAAACCTGCGGAAACTGGCACCTTCCAAAAATACTGACGGGCTGCTTGAAGAGGTAGATATGAAACACCTCATAGAGGAGACAGTTAAATATATGGATTTCAAAAACGGCATCTCTGTTGAGCTTCACTTACAGAACGCTAAGCTGAAAGGCTACACAACTCTGCTCCAGCAGGTTCTTGTAAACCTCATACAAAACGCCATGGACGCCATAGAAAGTGACGGACTGATAACAATAGAGCTAATAAACAACGAAGATCACGTTATGCTTATCATATCCGATACAGGCTCAGGCATAGATGATGAAAACATCCATAAAATATTTGACCCCTTCCACACCTCTAAATCTCCGGAAAAAGGGATGGGACTGGGACTCTCCCTCGTATACAGCATCATAAAGAAACATGGCGGGCAGATAAATGTTGACTCGCAGATAAACAGAGGAACAAGGTTTATAATCAGGTTGGAGAAGGAAGATGAAAGTTGTTCTGATTGA
- a CDS encoding ferritin, translating into MVSDKMAKALNAQLNFELYSAYVYLAMSAHADNIGLKGFANWFNAQYQEEMMHATKFFNYIMDRSVVELESIEKPRKEYRDALEMFEETLSHEQEVTARINELASLAIDEKDHATNTFLQWFINEQVEEESTVKEILDKLKLAGSTGPGLFMINSELNTRTYTPPADAQA; encoded by the coding sequence ATGGTATCAGACAAAATGGCTAAGGCATTGAACGCACAACTTAACTTCGAGCTTTACTCTGCCTATGTCTATCTCGCAATGTCAGCTCATGCTGATAACATCGGACTGAAAGGTTTTGCCAACTGGTTTAACGCTCAGTATCAGGAAGAGATGATGCATGCTACAAAATTCTTCAACTACATAATGGACAGGTCTGTAGTGGAGCTTGAGTCTATAGAAAAACCGAGGAAAGAGTACAGAGATGCACTTGAAATGTTTGAAGAAACTCTTTCACACGAACAGGAAGTTACAGCGAGGATAAACGAACTTGCAAGCCTCGCCATTGACGAAAAAGACCACGCCACCAATACATTTCTCCAGTGGTTCATAAACGAGCAGGTCGAAGAGGAATCTACTGTCAAAGAGATACTGGACAAACTTAAACTTGCCGGCAGCACAGGACCGGGGCTGTTCATGATCAACAGCGAACTGAACACACGGACATACACACCGCCCGCTGATGCTCAGGCTTAA
- a CDS encoding glycoside hydrolase family 57 protein, producing the protein MSNGYWMLVLHSHLPFVKHPEYEYFLEEHWFYEAISETYIPILQYMKKMEDEGINFRFAVSVTPPLAEMMSDGLLMERYEKHMDKMLALADKEVERTKGTCFEHLAHMYKERFQGIKDFYYGYLNRSLISGYRHFLEKGYIDVITCGFTHGFLPLLNNTENAVRAQVEMAVKSHEQKFGQAPKGIWLPECAYFEGLDEILAEYGIRYFFVDTHGVLYAKPRPKYGVYAPVYTQSGVAAFGRDYYSSKQVWSSKEGYPGDVSYRDFYRDIGYDLDHDYIKPYISPDGERVFTGFKYHRITGDSEYKEFYDNKVASAKTVDHAKHFVAEREKQLAEIAELIDRKPVVVSPYDAELYGHWWFEGPEFLYNVFKEMDKSETIKSITPLEYLNEYPTNQVVSVNPSSWGDKGYYDVWLNKGNDWIYRHLHFMSEKMVDMAKFHLSTKDDFKVRCLNQMARELFLAQSSDWAFLVTTGTAIDYAMQRTKEHIHNFMRLRDMIDDGFKDWHFLEKLENKNSIFPAMDFRIYC; encoded by the coding sequence ATGAGTAACGGCTACTGGATGCTGGTGCTCCACTCGCACCTCCCTTTTGTAAAACATCCGGAATATGAATATTTTCTGGAAGAACACTGGTTCTATGAAGCTATCTCGGAAACATATATCCCCATTCTTCAGTACATGAAAAAGATGGAGGATGAGGGGATTAATTTTCGTTTTGCCGTTTCTGTAACTCCGCCGCTCGCTGAGATGATGAGTGACGGGCTGTTGATGGAACGATACGAAAAACATATGGACAAAATGCTTGCACTCGCAGACAAAGAGGTCGAAAGGACAAAAGGGACTTGCTTTGAGCATCTTGCACATATGTACAAAGAACGCTTTCAGGGGATAAAGGATTTCTATTACGGATATCTGAACAGAAGTCTTATCTCCGGTTACAGGCACTTTCTGGAGAAAGGATACATTGACGTAATCACATGCGGATTTACTCACGGATTCCTCCCGCTCCTGAATAATACCGAGAACGCTGTGCGTGCTCAGGTGGAAATGGCTGTAAAAAGTCACGAGCAAAAGTTCGGGCAGGCACCAAAAGGTATATGGCTGCCGGAATGTGCTTATTTCGAAGGGCTTGATGAAATACTTGCTGAATACGGCATAAGATATTTCTTTGTGGACACTCACGGTGTGCTTTACGCCAAACCGAGACCGAAATACGGCGTTTATGCCCCCGTATATACCCAGAGCGGTGTCGCAGCTTTCGGTCGTGACTATTACTCATCAAAACAGGTATGGAGCTCTAAAGAAGGGTATCCGGGGGATGTCAGCTACAGAGATTTTTATCGTGACATAGGTTATGACCTTGATCATGATTATATAAAACCATACATAAGCCCAGACGGCGAACGTGTATTCACAGGGTTTAAATATCACAGAATAACAGGAGACAGCGAATATAAAGAGTTCTACGATAACAAGGTAGCCTCAGCTAAAACAGTTGATCACGCTAAACATTTTGTCGCTGAACGCGAGAAACAGCTCGCTGAAATCGCCGAACTCATAGACAGAAAACCTGTGGTGGTATCCCCATATGATGCAGAGCTTTACGGACACTGGTGGTTTGAAGGACCGGAATTCCTCTATAACGTTTTCAAAGAGATGGATAAGTCAGAGACGATAAAGTCCATAACACCTCTGGAATATCTCAACGAATATCCGACCAATCAGGTTGTCTCTGTAAACCCTTCTTCGTGGGGGGATAAAGGATATTATGACGTATGGCTGAACAAAGGGAATGACTGGATATACCGCCATCTGCACTTTATGTCTGAGAAGATGGTCGATATGGCGAAATTCCACCTCAGCACAAAAGATGACTTTAAAGTTCGCTGCCTGAACCAGATGGCGAGAGAGCTCTTTCTCGCTCAAAGTAGCGACTGGGCATTTCTCGTAACTACAGGAACTGCTATTGACTATGCAATGCAGCGCACAAAAGAACACATACATAATTTTATGCGTCTGCGTGACATGATAGATGACGGCTTTAAAGACTGGCATTTTCTGGAGAAATTAGAAAACAAAAACAGCATCTTTCCTGCTATGGATTTCAGGATTTACTGCTGA
- a CDS encoding DUF4912 domain-containing protein, with the protein MNLNKMTKTELYELAKKYDIKNRSRMTKDKLLAALSKYEDTVTPVKAPQTSSSSETVTSAMPEKPAPEPVKKPEFPIPDKYNLDTVVLLPVNPKKEYVYWEVSDKTVDEYCSRLSITKPVFILKVYQSDGSKIDELASVRVKKYGNWYFDLYCPEMSLWAELGILDNMGNYYAITSSKKVKMPSDKISSVIDKETWMTVGEKIEKIFELSGASDMHKEELLSSARLHTELFRRLHDQEGISSTALLKTQGGK; encoded by the coding sequence ATGAACCTTAATAAAATGACCAAAACAGAGCTATATGAGCTGGCAAAAAAATATGACATTAAAAACAGAAGCAGGATGACCAAAGATAAACTCTTAGCCGCATTGTCCAAATATGAGGACACTGTCACACCTGTTAAAGCACCACAGACAAGTTCTTCTTCTGAAACAGTAACCAGTGCCATGCCTGAAAAACCTGCACCCGAGCCTGTTAAAAAACCTGAATTCCCTATTCCGGACAAATATAATCTGGACACAGTCGTTCTTCTTCCGGTAAACCCGAAAAAGGAGTATGTATATTGGGAAGTTTCTGATAAAACAGTTGATGAATATTGCTCCAGACTGAGCATCACAAAACCTGTTTTTATACTCAAAGTTTATCAAAGTGACGGCAGCAAAATTGACGAACTTGCCAGTGTGCGTGTGAAAAAATACGGAAACTGGTATTTCGACCTCTATTGCCCTGAAATGAGCCTCTGGGCTGAGCTGGGCATTCTGGATAATATGGGTAATTATTACGCCATCACAAGCTCTAAAAAAGTAAAAATGCCAAGCGACAAAATCAGTAGTGTTATAGATAAGGAAACATGGATGACTGTAGGAGAAAAGATAGAAAAAATATTCGAGCTTTCTGGTGCATCAGATATGCATAAGGAAGAGCTTCTTTCCAGTGCGAGACTGCACACTGAGCTTTTCAGAAGACTTCACGATCAGGAGGGGATATCATCAACAGCCCTCTTAAAAACACAGGGTGGTAAATAA
- a CDS encoding glycogen synthase, with protein MKVAIITSEVTPFSRTGILGDAVAGLAKGISASGAEVLVISPMYLSVMTCGNSCQEEGSVSVTAGGSRYCFDIYTTIKEGVRYVFMRNDEMYGRRQIYGSGDFDYSDNDIRFGMFSLATLEYMRKMAVNPDIIHCHEWPTGLIPVYRNLYYEDIKSKIVFTVHDISYQGIFNKFSIQALGLPWNVYNIEELEYYEGISLMKGGMVHSDYVTVPSPTYAEEIKTEEHSQGLGLLMADMAHKLEGIFDGIDFDKYNPLNDNYLAAMFCSENIDAKQINKKAFLNETGLKGEDRPIFLVDTKFSERKGLELISQSAADLSGLEANFAFFGYGESHLCSGFKDIANRHNNMFTFIGFNEKMTHLAYGAADFVLRPSQYEPSGNSHIKGMRYGALPVVSRTGGHIDTVKDISDGGYGFFIDEYSRHEVQKQIMRAVAFFENKPILLECIERVMQIDFSCKTASKKYMELYRRLLGGSYEP; from the coding sequence GTGAAAGTAGCTATCATAACAAGCGAGGTAACCCCCTTCTCCAGAACAGGGATACTGGGTGATGCCGTTGCAGGACTTGCAAAAGGTATTTCGGCAAGCGGTGCTGAAGTCCTTGTGATTTCCCCAATGTATCTCTCTGTCATGACATGCGGAAACAGCTGCCAGGAAGAAGGGAGTGTTTCTGTTACAGCAGGCGGTTCAAGATACTGCTTTGATATCTACACAACAATAAAGGAAGGAGTGCGTTATGTTTTCATGCGTAATGACGAAATGTACGGCAGAAGACAGATATACGGCTCTGGTGATTTTGACTATTCTGACAACGACATAAGGTTCGGTATGTTCTCTCTCGCCACACTGGAATACATGCGGAAAATGGCTGTCAACCCCGACATTATACACTGTCATGAATGGCCGACAGGTCTTATACCCGTTTACCGCAATCTGTACTATGAAGATATAAAATCTAAAATAGTCTTCACAGTACACGACATCTCTTATCAGGGGATATTTAACAAGTTCAGCATACAGGCGCTGGGATTGCCGTGGAATGTTTACAACATAGAAGAGCTGGAATACTACGAAGGGATAAGCCTTATGAAAGGCGGCATGGTGCACTCAGATTATGTTACAGTTCCGAGCCCCACCTACGCCGAAGAGATAAAAACTGAAGAACATTCTCAGGGGCTGGGTCTATTAATGGCTGATATGGCACATAAACTGGAAGGGATATTTGACGGAATTGACTTTGACAAATACAACCCGCTGAATGATAATTATCTCGCTGCTATGTTCTGTTCGGAAAACATTGACGCGAAACAGATAAACAAAAAAGCATTCCTTAATGAGACCGGATTGAAAGGTGAAGACAGACCAATCTTTCTAGTAGATACAAAATTCAGCGAGCGTAAAGGGCTGGAGCTTATCTCTCAGTCTGCCGCAGACTTGTCCGGACTGGAAGCTAATTTTGCCTTTTTCGGGTATGGGGAATCACACCTGTGTTCAGGGTTTAAAGATATTGCAAACAGACATAACAATATGTTCACATTTATAGGTTTCAATGAAAAGATGACTCACCTTGCCTATGGTGCTGCTGACTTCGTACTGCGACCGTCTCAGTACGAACCAAGCGGGAACAGCCATATTAAAGGGATGCGCTACGGAGCTTTGCCTGTGGTCAGCCGCACAGGCGGTCACATAGATACAGTAAAAGATATAAGTGACGGCGGATACGGCTTTTTTATCGACGAATACAGCCGTCATGAAGTCCAGAAACAGATAATGAGAGCAGTAGCATTTTTTGAGAATAAGCCTATATTATTAGAGTGTATTGAGCGTGTGATGCAGATTGATTTCTCCTGCAAAACTGCATCAAAAAAATATATGGAACTATACAGGAGATTGCTCGGAGGCAGCTATGAACCTTAA
- a CDS encoding galactose-1-phosphate uridylyltransferase encodes MSELRYDPVKQIWSVIATDRSRKPDDFLVKRLEFRKDEISVCPFCRGNEEKAGNEIFSLKKDSEWLTRVVPNRYPAFRIEGDLKRTGHGIYDAVNAVGAHEVVIETPKHNINPGSYTEQILFNLFVTFKERMLDLKKDTRFRYIMPFKNYGLLAGAAIEHPHSQIIALPVTPNVVKTKLSAALKHFQTKERCLFCDILDQEKNENKRIIYENQDFVALCPYASALPFEINIFPKRHNHCFAETDEGEMSGLADITREVFSRLYNCLEDPPFNMVVHTSPPVVKRPSQPGYWASIKEDFHWHIEITPRLSGVAGFESGTGFYINPVAPESAAQYLRGTGK; translated from the coding sequence ATGTCTGAACTTAGGTACGACCCTGTAAAACAAATCTGGTCTGTAATTGCAACAGACCGAAGCAGAAAACCGGATGATTTCCTCGTTAAACGTCTGGAATTCAGAAAAGATGAAATATCCGTGTGCCCGTTTTGCAGAGGAAATGAAGAAAAAGCCGGAAATGAAATATTTTCACTAAAAAAAGACAGTGAATGGCTTACCCGTGTTGTGCCGAACAGATATCCAGCTTTCCGAATTGAGGGTGACCTGAAAAGAACAGGACACGGCATATATGACGCTGTCAACGCTGTGGGTGCGCACGAAGTTGTTATAGAAACACCAAAGCACAACATAAACCCGGGCAGCTATACGGAACAGATTCTTTTCAACCTTTTCGTTACGTTCAAAGAACGTATGCTGGATCTGAAAAAGGATACGCGGTTCCGCTATATTATGCCGTTCAAAAACTACGGACTGCTTGCAGGAGCTGCCATAGAGCACCCCCATTCGCAGATAATAGCTCTGCCTGTCACACCTAATGTCGTAAAGACAAAACTCTCTGCTGCTCTGAAACACTTTCAGACAAAAGAGAGATGCCTCTTCTGCGACATACTGGATCAGGAAAAGAACGAGAATAAACGCATTATATACGAAAATCAGGACTTTGTTGCGCTCTGCCCGTATGCATCTGCTCTCCCTTTTGAAATAAATATATTTCCGAAACGACATAATCATTGCTTTGCAGAGACAGATGAAGGCGAAATGTCCGGTCTGGCTGACATAACCAGAGAAGTTTTCAGCAGGCTTTACAACTGCCTGGAGGATCCTCCTTTTAATATGGTGGTTCATACTTCACCACCGGTGGTTAAAAGACCGTCACAGCCAGGCTACTGGGCAAGCATAAAAGAAGATTTCCACTGGCACATAGAAATTACACCGAGACTGTCCGGAGTTGCCGGATTCGAGTCAGGGACAGGATTCTATATTAACCCTGTTGCACCGGAAAGTGCAGCGCAGTATCTCAGAGGTACCGGGAAGTGA
- a CDS encoding alpha-amylase/4-alpha-glucanotransferase domain-containing protein: protein MKKLPVHLGIHCHQPVENFYHVVDYAVEKSYLPYFEVALTKPDFRFSVHYSGWLLEYIKNNHSKLFSMMKQATDSDQAEFFSGGYYEPVLASIPSKDRREQIRKLNGFIEDNFKVSPKGLWLTERVWDSSIIPDCAEVGIEYVIVDDYHFIAAGFYESMLHTHFKTEQDGHEMLIFPISEKLRYLTPFKPADEVADYLRSVQEAGGKSITIFDDGEKFGLWPETHEWVYEKGWLSDFIDAVTESGHSEFALFKDTVKEQKPAQITYLPTVSYFEMGEWSLFSERTLQMENVIRELEKTHEDDTTKVFVKGGIWKNFLVKYPESNRIHKRTVSLSKKANESGDLQLLDALYKAQCNDVLWHGIFGGLYLPNLRNNAYRFIIEAEKRLEEVSGMKFPSVETGDFDYDGYDEAYIRTQSTNYMFVSRDCGQLTSLEDKDNLFNFLNTLARRKEAYHEKLFAAPEESENIETNDEAIANIHDGKAKVDEEYRKHLVFDWHNKNSFIDHFVAEFDLEAFEKVTFTEMGDFANQPADMKTEKTSVAFTRDGGIYKNGVKHSINIRKAFKPVKNSLNFEIDIKNKLDICYVMELNFHLNNMSEATINEIPVSEGSFGKSEKFTLKDTNTPKCVKINFNSSVEMFAYTTKTLSQSESGADLTDQGICILVPFEMNGGINIKGSIELL from the coding sequence ATGAAAAAACTACCTGTACATCTGGGGATACACTGCCATCAGCCAGTAGAAAATTTTTATCACGTTGTTGACTATGCAGTAGAAAAGAGCTACCTCCCCTATTTCGAGGTTGCACTCACCAAGCCGGACTTCAGGTTCAGCGTTCACTACAGCGGATGGCTCCTTGAATATATAAAAAACAACCACAGCAAGCTTTTCAGCATGATGAAACAGGCGACAGACAGCGATCAGGCAGAATTTTTCTCCGGCGGATACTACGAACCTGTCCTCGCCTCTATCCCTTCGAAAGACAGACGGGAGCAGATCAGAAAACTGAATGGTTTCATAGAAGATAACTTTAAGGTCAGCCCAAAGGGACTCTGGCTAACCGAGCGGGTATGGGACAGCTCCATAATCCCTGACTGTGCAGAAGTAGGGATAGAATATGTGATAGTTGACGACTACCATTTCATAGCCGCAGGTTTTTATGAGTCTATGCTCCACACACACTTCAAAACTGAGCAGGACGGGCACGAAATGCTGATATTCCCCATAAGTGAAAAGCTGAGATACCTTACACCGTTCAAACCGGCAGATGAAGTTGCGGACTATCTCAGGAGTGTGCAGGAAGCCGGTGGGAAATCCATAACTATCTTTGACGATGGGGAGAAATTCGGACTCTGGCCGGAAACTCACGAATGGGTTTATGAAAAAGGCTGGCTGTCGGACTTTATAGACGCCGTGACCGAATCCGGACACTCTGAGTTTGCCCTCTTCAAAGACACTGTAAAAGAGCAGAAACCAGCTCAGATAACTTACCTGCCCACTGTCTCATACTTTGAAATGGGGGAATGGTCACTCTTTTCCGAAAGAACCCTACAGATGGAAAACGTCATACGAGAGTTAGAGAAAACCCATGAAGACGACACCACTAAAGTATTTGTCAAAGGGGGGATCTGGAAAAACTTTCTCGTAAAATACCCTGAATCCAACCGCATACACAAAAGAACTGTGTCACTGAGCAAAAAAGCTAACGAATCAGGCGACCTGCAGCTTCTGGACGCTCTTTATAAGGCTCAGTGCAACGATGTACTCTGGCATGGGATATTTGGCGGACTATACCTTCCTAATCTCAGAAATAACGCATACCGTTTTATCATAGAGGCCGAAAAACGGCTGGAGGAAGTTTCAGGCATGAAGTTTCCATCGGTGGAAACCGGCGACTTTGACTACGACGGATATGACGAAGCGTATATAAGAACCCAATCAACGAATTACATGTTTGTGTCAAGGGATTGCGGGCAGCTTACATCACTGGAAGATAAAGATAATCTCTTTAACTTTCTGAACACACTGGCACGCAGAAAAGAGGCATATCACGAAAAACTTTTTGCAGCCCCGGAGGAATCCGAAAATATCGAAACAAATGATGAAGCGATAGCAAATATCCATGACGGTAAAGCTAAAGTTGATGAAGAATACAGAAAACATCTGGTGTTTGACTGGCATAACAAAAACAGCTTTATTGACCATTTTGTAGCAGAATTTGACTTAGAAGCCTTTGAAAAAGTGACATTCACTGAAATGGGTGACTTTGCCAACCAGCCTGCTGATATGAAAACAGAAAAAACATCCGTAGCATTCACCCGTGACGGCGGTATATATAAAAACGGCGTAAAACACAGTATAAACATTAGAAAAGCTTTCAAACCTGTCAAAAACTCACTTAATTTTGAGATTGATATAAAAAACAAGCTGGACATATGTTACGTCATGGAGCTGAACTTTCATCTGAACAACATGTCAGAAGCTACAATAAACGAAATACCGGTCTCAGAAGGCAGTTTCGGAAAATCCGAAAAATTCACATTAAAAGACACAAATACTCCAAAATGTGTTAAAATCAATTTTAACAGCTCTGTGGAGATGTTCGCATACACGACCAAAACCCTCTCCCAGTCAGAGAGCGGTGCTGACCTTACCGATCAGGGTATATGCATCCTCGTCCCTTTCGAAATGAACGGCGGGATCAACATAAAGGGCAGCATAGAACTGTTATAG